TGCGCACTCTGCGGCTTACCTTGCTCGAGGCGGACGTCAACTACAAGGCGGCAAAGGCTTTCATAGAGCGGCTGGACTCAAAGCTCGCGGCAACGGAGATATACAAGTCGCTTGCGCCGGGAAGGCAGGCGTTGAAGGTCGTCTACGAAGAACTCGCCCTGTTCCTCGGCGCAAAGGCCGAGCGGCTCGAGTTCGAGAAGTCGCCGTCCGTAATCCTCCTACTCGGCTTGCAGGGAATAGGCAAGACAACAATGGCCGCAAAGCTCGCCAGGCTTTACTCCGGTAAGAAACCTCTTCTCGTTGCGGCGGACATCAAGCGTCCGGCGGCGGTCGAGCAACTCGAGGCGCTTGCGAAAAAATCAGGCGCTGATTTCTTTGCACCTCACCAGAGTGCAAAATCCTCTCGCGGCGACCCCGACGGTCGGAAAGTAAATCTCGATACCTGCCTCGCGGCGCTCAAGCACGCGAAGGAGCATTCAAACGAGCTCGTCATCATAGACTCGGCGGGCAGGCTTCACATTGACGACGAGATGGTCGGAGAGATCAAAGAAATCAAGCAGGCGCTATCGCCCGAATACACGCTTCTCGTGCTCGACGGTCTGGTGGGTCAGGACGCATTGCGCCAGACCGAGGAGTTTCACGCAAAGGTGGGCGTTTCCGGCGCAATACTCACCAAGCTGGACGCGGACTCGCGCGGGGGCGCAGCCATAAGCTTCCGCCACGTTACGGGTCTTCCCATATACTTCATAGGCACGGGCGAGCGCGTCACCGATATCGAAATATTTCATCCTGACCGGATAGCGAGCCGCATACTGGGCGAGGGCGACATCCAGACGATGGTAGAGGAAGTCCGGCAAGTCGTCGACGAGAACCAATCGAGGCAGATGGCTGAAAAGCTCATGGCGGGCAGGCTCGACTTCAACGATCTCCTCAATCAACTCAAGCAGGTCTCAAAGATGGGCGACATCTCCAAGCTTCTGGAACGGCTGCCAGCGGGCATGACGCAGGGGCTGGGAGCGGAGGGGGAGGGCGGCTTCGATCCTTCCGAACTCAAGCGCACGGAGGCGATAATACTTTCCATGACGCCAGAGGAGCGCGCGAATCCCGAAATCCTTGACGGAAGCCGCAAGCTCCGCATAGCCAGAGGCTCGGGCACAACGCCTCGAGACGTGAACCAGCTTATTAAGCAGCTTGAGATGATGCAGGGCATGGCAAAGATGGCTAAGCCCGGCAAGGCCCTCCTCAGCCCCCTCGCCCCCCTGGGAGGGCGCGGCAGGACAGTCATCGGACACGGCAGCGGCCACGGCGGGAAGAAAAAGAAGCGGAAGAAGAGGTAGGAGCTACATCCCCAGACGTCTACGTTTGTCCGGGAAACAACGCATCCGTCCGGGGACTCCATGCAGAATTCCCTCACCCCTCGCACCAGATGTGCGTTCCCTCACCCCAACGATCTTAGAGATCGTCACCCTCATCCTGGGAGAAGAGGGGAGATCAGTCGAAGATCCCTCCGGTCACTCCTTTGGAGTGCCCACCTCCCTTCAAAAGGGAGGCATAGCGTCTGGAAGACGCATGAGTCGAACTTGCGTTCGACAGATTACTGCAAGAATTTGAAGACAAAAGAGGTGTGTGCAAGATGGTGAGAAAAGTTTTTAACCCCCCTTATGAAGGGGGGAGTGAGGGGGGATCAACCCTCAGTTGACAGGTAAAAAAACGGGCGTATATTTTGAGTTATGGAAGAGTCTATGTTTTCACTTTTTAATCTTACCATGAGTGTCCTTTTCGGTTTTGTTTTTTTTCTGATTTTCTACATTCACAGAATAATCGGAAAAAGGTATTACTTCGGTTTTGGAGAATTGATCTACGGTTTTAGAACTTCTATTAGCATTATGGCTTTTATTCTTAGGGCGTTTCTTATTCTTGTGTTCGGTTTTCTGATCACGTGGATATTCTCAAATCCTTTCGTGCCTTGTTTTTCAGCTTTTTTGGGCTCTTTGCTAATCGTTTGGCCCGCAATAATAAATCCATACGGGACAGAATTTGGCTACACGAAGAAAAAAGTATTAGTTGTTATCACATACATATGCTTTATCATAGCGTCGGTAGGAATCTCTTGGTTAGGGTTCATGATCTTTACTTATGTAAAACCTGTAGTGTGGGATGAAGTGAAAAATATTTTCGGGGGGAATAGATGGATAGCGTTTTTGATAGGCGGCATAATTTCAATTGTACTCGAATCATTTATCAAAGTAGTACTTAAGTTAGTCAATAAAGAAAGGAATCTTTGAAATACATAGGTAAATGCGGATGCTGAGTAACACGAAGTCGAATGTTGAATACTTAAACTACTGGTATGATGTAATGACCCTACATTCAAATTCGTTTAAAACTCTCTGGAAAGACATCTTGAGAGAATCAGAAAACAACAGAGTTAACCCTGATCTTCTATTTGGGATCATAGTCATTGAAACCATGAATAGAGGAGGGGTCTATAGTAGCATTGAAACTTTAATCTCATACCTTTTTCCTTCTTTGGTGGTTAAACTCGATTTATCCATTGGCGTTGGCCAAATAAAGCCGAGTACATTGAAAAGGGAAATAGGTTTAGAGATATTACCAACCGTTATCATTAGATTGCTTAAAATTAAGGATTCAATTCATTTTGTTGGAAAGTTACTTTCACAATACTGTCTTTTTCTGAAGTTCGATTCAAGAAATTTAAGTGATACATCTTTTGAACCAAAACTCACTGCTCTGGTCAAAAAGTACACCACTGGTGATTACTCATGTGTCGATCATCCATGGATTGTGATTTATTCCAAGTTACTAGAATTGTTTTGTAAGAATGGGGTACTGAGCCGATCGAAGATCCCTCCGTCCGTTCCGTCCACCTCCCTTCAAAAGGGAGGCATAGCGACTGGAAGGCGCATGGGTCGAACTTGCGTTCTACAGATTACTGCAAGAATTTGAAGGCAAAAGAGCTGTCTAAATAGATGGTGAGAAAACTTAAAAAACCCCCTTTTTGAAGGGGGGAATAAAGGGGGATCCAACCCCAACAAGTCAGTGCCTGACTTTTCGGGGACCCCGATTAAGGGGGAGATTAGGATTCTTGGACGAGGAAGAACTCAAGAAACGCGGTCTGGCGGTTGGAGATTTCCACCTTCCCTATAATCCCAAACTGATCGCCCGCGCAAAGGAACTAAGAAAAAACATGACCGAGCCCGAGCGCCGACTGTGGTTCTATTATCTCCGAAAGCTCAAGCCCCGCTTTATGCGTCAGCGTCCAATCGACAACTGCATCGTAGATTTCTATTGCACTGATTTGAATCTCGTCATCGAGATAGACGGGGAAACTCACTTTACCGAAGAAGGGAAAGAGCACGATGAGGAGAGAACGAGAATCCTTGAAGGCTATGGGCTGCACGTGATATGGTTCCTGAATACGGACGTAATGGCTAACCTTGACGGAGTAGCTACAGAGATTGACAGGTTTGGTTGCAAAATTATTAGTTCAAACAAATAAGACAGCAAGACGGATGGCAAAGATCCCTCCGGACCCCCCTTACTAAAGGAGGTAAGGCAAAAGAGCTTTATTTTAAAAGATGAATGGACTTCATACCCCCCTTATGAGGGGGGGCAACCCCGGGTTGACTTCCGAAACGTGACTGACCGTCCAAAGGACGGTTTGAAGTCTTCCTCTGTTTAGATTCCTGGATTTGAAGTAAAACTTCTGGCGACCTTCCTTCAATTATGACCTGAAGCGGGGTCCCCAAAGGATCGCTTCGCGCTCCTTTGGGGTATTATTTTGACCACCTTTTGTCCTAATTTTGTCTACTTTTTGTCCATCTTTTGTCTATCATTTATCCAGCTTTTGACCACCTTTTATCCATGAAATGTGGCAACAAACCTTTATTCCTGAGCGTATCAACACTCTAAACGTGACCGTAAGTCTCGAAACCTGACCTGAGCTGGCGCATTCAAACCTGAAAGCAAATAATTAAAGGAGGCCAGATTAAACCGGCCTCCTTATCGTGCTGCAAATTATTCTAACCGAATATCCTATTGAAGCTTAGTCTTCTTGCTCCTCGTCATCGTCGTTTTTGGCGTCATTGCTCTTCTTGCGCCCGATGATGCCGTCATCGTCGCCGCCGCCGAAGAGGATATTTGCCTGCGCGTATATGCCTGACGGGTTGATCTGCGGGCCCTGCCGAAGATTGCCGCCGTCCTCAATCGACCATTCGCCCTGGAAGGGGCTCCACATGTAGCCGCCCTTTATCTGCAAGGCGACGAACTCGATTGGTATAAGTATCGAGATGTTAGGCGCAACGGTAAACGTCCCGTAGTTAATCTTCGATGAGCGGGCAGGGTTATCCAGAATATCCCCGAAGTTGACATCTCCCAGTACCGGTCTGAGATACATGGAGACGTTGGTTCCACCTATTCCGACCGCAGGCCATATGCCGAAACCGCGCCAGATGTTGATGAAGTAGCCTGGCTCAAAGAAGCCGCCGGAATAAGAGAGATCGATTGAAACGCTATCGCCATCGAACTGCCGTGAGCCGCCGAATCCCCATCCGCCGACCATTACGCCTGCTCCGCCCCATCCGCCGCCGCCGAAGGTGAACATCTGATCGTCAATTTCTGGCAGGCCGTGAGCATGGAATTCGGCGCTCAAGGCCGATAAATCGGGCATGGTGTAAGTCAAAACGAAGCCGCCGTAACCGCGTCCGCCTGCAAACGCCACCGCAACGAACATTAGTGCGACTATTGCTACTTTCTTCATTTAAACCTCCTATGGGTTTTAAATTGATACGTTTGTTAACCTATAAGACGGTATGATTCTGTAAAGGTTTCATCCAGAGCTTACTTGACAAATAGGAAAAATATCCTATAATTTTAGTAGGTTAATGAAATGAAAAATATCCAACAAAATAGAAAAAAAGAGCCAATGGAGCCTAAAATGAAAAGAAATCATCTTATTAAGCACCTTGCTTTGCTCTCACTTATTTTAGTTACGGGAATAAATGCTGCGAGCAAGGTAGAAGTAGAGATTGAGGATTTTGCGTTCGTTCCGCAACAAATAACAATATTGCAAGGCGATACTGTTGAATGGAAAAACAGGGATAACATGGGCCACACATCAACAAGCGGCAGTCCAGGTGAACCGAACGGCCTGTGGGATTCAGGTATTATATCAAAAGATCAAACGTTCAGTTACGTCTTTGACACATCGGGAACGTTCAATTACTATTGCAAGCCGCACCCCTGGATGACCGGAGTTGTTACGGTTAATCCAAAACCCGATACTGGTGATACAGTAGTCGTCGGTGTAACAGAGAAATACGGGCAGACTCTGTCAATTCTAGACGCCGGTAACTCATACATAACCGTTTACCTGCCTGAAGCGGGTTATGTGTCCTTGATTCTCTATGACGCTTCAGGACGTGAGATTAGCTTGGTGGCTCAGGGTAATTACGTTGCAGGATTATACAAAATAAGCAAGCCTGAAGTGAAATCGGGTGTATATTTCATACGTTTGGTAACTGGAAAATTAGCCGTAACAAGGAAAATAATCGAGATTTAAAAGGGAAGGAATTAACAGCATCTTGTTTCGCGTTAACCCCTCCTCGGAATTCAGGCCTGGTAAAGGGGGCCAGGCCTGAATTCGTAAGTCACTTAAATTCTCAAGGTATAGGTATTGCCTGAGGATCAGGCAGTCTTGCGCAAGTAAGCCATGAGATGAGTATCAGAAGAGCCAGTCCTCCCAGTATAAGTCCGGCTATGGTCCAGATTATGCTTTTACCTCGCTCAAGACGAAGACTCTCTATCCCTAAAAGGACTGAGATAAGAGCTGCAGCCCAAGCTACCCAGCCTGTAATGTACCAAATAAGGGGCACATCTTTGATTGGATACTGCTTAGGCCCGATGAAAAAGAAGATGAAAGCCACAAGCCCAAGCGCAAACGAGATAAGTCCCATTGTAGGCATTTTTGACCTCCTTGATGGTTCTAGTAGATTCTATTATAATAAGACGTTGAAATCATTCGATGGTTGCAAATATTTTGTTCGGCTGGAGCGAATCCTCGTTCGCTTGCCAAGGTGTTGCGCTTCATTATTGAACCCGCGATCAAACCAAATATGCTCAAATTTACTTTCCCTTCCATCATGATATATAAGCCATGAGAAACTAAAGAGCAATGCAATAGCTTTATGTAATTTCAGGGAAGATACTTATCGGGTTAAGCTTTTAAAGAGTTCCTCGGGTATGTACTTGTAGCTATGACGTTTCACGAAGCTTGTTGCAAGAGACATCTTATTGAAGGCTCTATTCTTAATAGAATCAAACCCTTTTAAGAAACCGTCTTTTTCTACCTTTGCCATGATAAGCGAATCACCGTCGATTTTATAGACAGGTACGCGTATGGTGGTCAAAGGGACCCGTGGTCCGCTCCAGGGTTCAGCACCGACTGTAAAACCAACTCTGTAGCCAACTTGATGCGCTGCGCGGAGAACACGCAAGTTAAAGCGTCCGAAAGGATAAGCTACGGCTTGTATTTCAATCTTTAAGTTCTGCTCCATTATTTTCTTAGACAGCTCAAGCTCCCACTTGAGACGATCATCTGTGCATCTTTTAAGATCAGGATGAGTGATTGTATGAGAACAGACGCTCCATCCGTCTTCAAGGAGCCTTGAAATTTCATCCCAGCCCAGGTGTTCAAGATGACCGCCCATTATGTCCCACTTATTTCGAAAACCCGTATACCCTACGACGATTGAAACCATTCCCGTAAGACCTCTTTCCTTCATCATGGGATAAGCCTTAGTGAAAATTTCCTTGTATCCGTCGTCAAAACTTAACATTACAAAAGGCTCAATCGAGCGCTCTTTGTCCCGAAGATGTGATTGGAGTTCCCAAGGTTCGATTACTTGAGTCTTAGATATCAGGAGGTCAAGGATATTCTCAAATCTCCGAGGAATAACGTTCGTCCAACCTACACCTTTATCAGAGATATTGTGAAACTCCAAAATGGTCAGCATGGGGTTTCCTTTGGAGGCAATATTTCGTTTTGCCTTCTCCTTATAATTTGAAGGAAATAATCGGTAATCTTTTTCGCGACGCTTGGCCATGAATAAGCAAGGGCCTTCATCCGTCCGGCAAGGGCAAGCTCATGCATTCTCCCCTCCTCTGAAGAAGCTAGGTCGATAACGGTTCGGGCTAAGCTCCTTGAATCACAAGGCTTAAAAAAACGGCCTTCATTCTCGCTCATGACCCACCTGAAAGCAGGGATATCGGACGCTACAACAGGTTTCCCGCATGCCATCGCCTCAAGAAGGGTCAAGCCAAAGCTCTCCGCGCCTATTGAGGGGGTGACTGAGATATCGCACCATCTGTAAAACTCCCTGCGTTGTGGTCCGGTGATCTCGCCCGCGAAGTGAATGGAATCAGCTATCTCCCTAGAGATATATCTCTTATAGTATGCTTTCATTGGGCCGCCTCCGCATAGAACAAGCTGCACATCGGGTATAATCTGCTTGATTAAAGGCAGTGCAGATAACAAATACCGAATTCCTTTCTTGGGATCAAACCGGCCCATGAACAGAAGCTTGAGTGATGAAGACGGTAGCTCGTTTTCCAGCGCACTTGTTCCGGGAGAGAACGTATCGGTATCCACGCCGTTTGGTATAACCGTGTACTTGCCTGGGAAAAACAAGGACATGGTTTCTTCTGCTATCGGCGAAACAGC
This DNA window, taken from bacterium, encodes the following:
- the ffh gene encoding signal recognition particle protein; the protein is MFDLIRDAFVRLKRELAGRGSLSEKEIKEFLRTLRLTLLEADVNYKAAKAFIERLDSKLAATEIYKSLAPGRQALKVVYEELALFLGAKAERLEFEKSPSVILLLGLQGIGKTTMAAKLARLYSGKKPLLVAADIKRPAAVEQLEALAKKSGADFFAPHQSAKSSRGDPDGRKVNLDTCLAALKHAKEHSNELVIIDSAGRLHIDDEMVGEIKEIKQALSPEYTLLVLDGLVGQDALRQTEEFHAKVGVSGAILTKLDADSRGGAAISFRHVTGLPIYFIGTGERVTDIEIFHPDRIASRILGEGDIQTMVEEVRQVVDENQSRQMAEKLMAGRLDFNDLLNQLKQVSKMGDISKLLERLPAGMTQGLGAEGEGGFDPSELKRTEAIILSMTPEERANPEILDGSRKLRIARGSGTTPRDVNQLIKQLEMMQGMAKMAKPGKALLSPLAPLGGRGRTVIGHGSGHGGKKKKRKKR
- a CDS encoding DUF559 domain-containing protein; this encodes MTEPERRLWFYYLRKLKPRFMRQRPIDNCIVDFYCTDLNLVIEIDGETHFTEEGKEHDEERTRILEGYGLHVIWFLNTDVMANLDGVATEIDRFGCKIISSNK
- a CDS encoding T9SS type A sorting domain-containing protein; protein product: MKRNHLIKHLALLSLILVTGINAASKVEVEIEDFAFVPQQITILQGDTVEWKNRDNMGHTSTSGSPGEPNGLWDSGIISKDQTFSYVFDTSGTFNYYCKPHPWMTGVVTVNPKPDTGDTVVVGVTEKYGQTLSILDAGNSYITVYLPEAGYVSLILYDASGREISLVAQGNYVAGLYKISKPEVKSGVYFIRLVTGKLAVTRKIIEI
- a CDS encoding polysaccharide deacetylase family protein, with the protein product MLTILEFHNISDKGVGWTNVIPRRFENILDLLISKTQVIEPWELQSHLRDKERSIEPFVMLSFDDGYKEIFTKAYPMMKERGLTGMVSIVVGYTGFRNKWDIMGGHLEHLGWDEISRLLEDGWSVCSHTITHPDLKRCTDDRLKWELELSKKIMEQNLKIEIQAVAYPFGRFNLRVLRAAHQVGYRVGFTVGAEPWSGPRVPLTTIRVPVYKIDGDSLIMAKVEKDGFLKGFDSIKNRAFNKMSLATSFVKRHSYKYIPEELFKSLTR
- a CDS encoding glycosyltransferase family 4 protein, with the protein product MRILEVSEHYFPHVGGISEHVHSLSKELIKQGHEVEILTSWIPGMVPEDVPVVRVGRGIRLPINKSFSRITLGIGVWASINRLLKKRKYDVIHVHGSLAPMLPMAVLHYSRNDSQTAAIGTFHAGHDPSSLYKVFKQPLRRQFFRYYDGLIAVSPIAEETMSLFFPGKYTVIPNGVDTDTFSPGTSALENELPSSSLKLLFMGRFDPKKGIRYLLSALPLIKQIIPDVQLVLCGGGPMKAYYKRYISREIADSIHFAGEITGPQRREFYRWCDISVTPSIGAESFGLTLLEAMACGKPVVASDIPAFRWVMSENEGRFFKPCDSRSLARTVIDLASSEEGRMHELALAGRMKALAYSWPSVAKKITDYFLQIIRRRQNEILPPKETPC